The Arcobacter porcinus sequence ACATCCTTGCCCACCTTTTCCCGAACTTACACTAAATTTTGCACTATCTATAAACATTTTTTTCCTTATAAATAAAAAAAGGGTGTATGACAAAGCATACACCCTTTTATAGAAAGACTAATTATCTACTTACGAAGCTGCGTAAACAGATACTTTTTTTCTTTTTTTATCTTTAATTTCAAATTTAACAACACCGTCAATTAAAGAGTAGATTGTATGATCTTTTCCCATTCCAACATTATTTCCTAAGTGAACTTTTGTTCCTCTTTGTCTAATAATAATGTTTCCAGCACTTACAACTTCACCACCATATTTTTTAACCCCAAGTCTTCTACCAGCTGAGTCTCTATTATTCTGAGTACTTCCTTGACCTTTTTTGTGAGCCATTTTGTTTCTCCTTAATCTTTTTTAATGCTTACGCAGCAATTTTTGTAATTCTAATTTTTGTGAAGCTTTTTCTGAAACCTCTTTTTAATTTAGAATCTTTTCTTCTTAATTTTTTGTAAATAACTACTTTTCTAGCTCTATTTACACCTGTTCCATCTAAAACTACAACTGCTTCAACTTTTGCTTTAGATACTGCATCACCTGTTTTTAGCTCTCCATTATTGATAGCTATAACATCAGTAATCTCTAAAGTCTCTTTTGCAGTCTTTCCTGTATAATCGATATCTAAAACATCACCTTCAGATACTTTATACTGTTTCCCACCACATTTGATAATTGCGTACATCTTTTTTCCTCTTATTTTTTACAAGCATAATTTAGGTTAATTTATACTACTTTTTTTATTTTAGAACGGAAATATTATCTAAGTCTTTATTAAAGTTTCTTTAATTATAAATTGAATTTAATAAGTTTTCCTTGCTTTAATTCATATAAATTATCTTTTGTCTTCTTTATTAGGCTAACTTTCTCTTTAAAATCCAAGCTGGTATTGTTTTGCAAACTTATTAATTTATTTGAATAAAATCTATGTAAAAGTGGTAAAAGCTCTTTTGATAATCTTTCATCATCATAAACTTCAAGTTTTTCATTTAATATAATTTTATTTAAAGAGTTATCTGTTGGATCATTTAAAATTGTTTCAAACTCTTCTTGATGATGTTCAAACATAGAAGGAGTAACTAAGTCTAAAACAATATCTAATCTTTTTGGTTCTTCAAGTATGGTTTTTAGAATACAAAGTTCTGCAATATCATATTTTATAAAGCTTTTTTCATCTCTTTTTACTCTAATATTTTGAGTTCTTATTAAACTCTCTTTTATGTTTAATTTTTGTGCAATATACCTTTTGTACTCTTCTTGCAGCAATTTATCAAGAGTATTTAAATACTCATTTGCTTCATCAAGAGCTTTTTTCTTCTCTAATGGATCATTTAAATCATAGTTTAAAACAATATAATCTATACAAAACTCTATAAAAGGTTTAGTATCTGATAACTTTTTTGATAACTCTTGAACTCTTTTATCTTTCACCATATCTGCTGGATCTAATCCATCTTCAAAAACTGTAACTCCTCCTGCAAATCCAGATTGACTTAACATTAAAGAAGCTTTAAAAGCAGCCGCTAATCCTGCTTTATCTCCATCATAAGCCAAAGTAATTTTAGGTTCACCTCTTCTTAAAAGTGGTAAATGTTCTTTTGTAAGTGCTGTACCAAGTGTTGCAACTGCATTTGAAAATCCAGCTTGATGAAGCATTATTACATCTAAATAACCTTCACAAACTATAAGCTCTTTAACTTTATATATCTTCTCTTTTGCTAAAGAGTATCCATATAAAAGTTTTGATTTATTAAAAATTGGAGTTTGTGGAGAGTTTACATATTTTGCACCATGATTTGTAAGTGTTCTTCCACC is a genomic window containing:
- the dnaG gene encoding DNA primase, with the protein product MIKKESIENLKNNLDIVDVVSQYIELKKNGANYKACCPFHNEATPSFVVSPAKQIYHCFGCGVGGDSIKFVMEYEKYSYPEAIEKLANITNFTLSYETNTSKRTDTKVLEATKELYRKQLLDNSSIIDYLKDRGVYESSIEMFEIGYAGNSISTIEFLKQNHYKLNDAIELGVISQGDNGLYARFIDRVIFPIYSINSKLVGFGGRTLTNHGAKYVNSPQTPIFNKSKLLYGYSLAKEKIYKVKELIVCEGYLDVIMLHQAGFSNAVATLGTALTKEHLPLLRRGEPKITLAYDGDKAGLAAAFKASLMLSQSGFAGGVTVFEDGLDPADMVKDKRVQELSKKLSDTKPFIEFCIDYIVLNYDLNDPLEKKKALDEANEYLNTLDKLLQEEYKRYIAQKLNIKESLIRTQNIRVKRDEKSFIKYDIAELCILKTILEEPKRLDIVLDLVTPSMFEHHQEEFETILNDPTDNSLNKIILNEKLEVYDDERLSKELLPLLHRFYSNKLISLQNNTSLDFKEKVSLIKKTKDNLYELKQGKLIKFNL
- the rpmA gene encoding 50S ribosomal protein L27 — translated: MAHKKGQGSTQNNRDSAGRRLGVKKYGGEVVSAGNIIIRQRGTKVHLGNNVGMGKDHTIYSLIDGVVKFEIKDKKRKKVSVYAAS
- the rplU gene encoding 50S ribosomal protein L21, giving the protein MYAIIKCGGKQYKVSEGDVLDIDYTGKTAKETLEITDVIAINNGELKTGDAVSKAKVEAVVVLDGTGVNRARKVVIYKKLRRKDSKLKRGFRKSFTKIRITKIAA